Proteins co-encoded in one Corynebacterium tuberculostearicum genomic window:
- the secA gene encoding preprotein translocase subunit SecA: MFGLSKLLRAGEGRTVKRLGKMADDVIALEDKYAELSDDELKAKTDEFKTRLKDGEEMNDILLEAFATVREAAWRVLDQKHYRVQIMGGAALHFGNVAEMRTGEGKTLTSLLPAYLNALDGKGVHIVTVNDYLAKRDAEMMGRVHRWLGLSVGVILSEMRPPERKAAYDCDITYGTNNELGFDYLRDNMVRSLNDVVQRGHNYCIVDEVDSILIDEARTPLIISGPVDGSSQFYGVFAQLAPRMREGIHYEVDHKKRTIGVLEEGVEFVEDQLGIDNLYAPEHSQLVSYLNNALKAKELFTRDKDYIVRNGEVMIVDGFTGRVLAGRRYNEGMHQAIEAKEQVEIKNENQTLATVTLQNYFRLYEKISGMTGTAETEAAELHSIYDLDVVSIPTNKPNQRADHSDRIYKTQEAKFAAVVDDIAEHVESKQPVLVGTTSVERSEYLSQLLSKRGIKHNVLNAKHHEEEGQIIARAGRPGTVTVATNMAGRGTDIVLGGNPEVILDEKLRERGLDPFEDEEKYQEAWEAEIDAERERSKKLGDQVREAGGLYVLGTERHESRRIDNQLRGRTGRQGDPGETRFYLSMRDELMVRFVGQSMENMMNRLNVPDDVPIEAKMVSNSIKGAQAQVENQNFEMRKNVLKYDEVLNEQRKVVYATRHDILDAGDIQDNIRGMIDDTVSAYVAGATATGYVEDWDLDELWNALESLYGPTISHEELVEGSEYGSPGELSAEQLRDALVQDANNEYDKLEESVTAIGGEQQMRNTERMVILPIIDQKWREHLYEMDYLKEGIGLRAMAQRDPLVEYQKEGGEMFNAMNDGVKEETVRQLFMLRKQFKQQEEEKASESAATATGNGEGTVEA; encoded by the coding sequence GTGTTTGGACTTTCCAAGCTGCTGCGCGCGGGCGAGGGCCGTACGGTCAAGCGCCTGGGCAAAATGGCAGACGATGTAATTGCCCTTGAGGATAAGTACGCGGAGCTTTCGGACGACGAACTTAAGGCAAAGACCGACGAGTTTAAGACCCGCCTGAAAGACGGCGAAGAGATGAATGACATCTTGCTCGAGGCTTTTGCTACCGTTCGCGAGGCTGCCTGGCGCGTCCTCGATCAGAAGCACTACCGCGTGCAGATCATGGGCGGTGCGGCCTTGCACTTCGGCAACGTTGCCGAGATGCGCACTGGTGAGGGCAAGACCTTGACTTCGCTGCTGCCGGCCTACCTCAACGCTCTTGACGGCAAGGGCGTGCACATCGTGACCGTTAACGACTACCTGGCCAAGCGCGATGCCGAAATGATGGGCCGTGTCCACCGCTGGCTCGGCCTGTCCGTGGGCGTTATCCTATCCGAGATGCGCCCACCAGAGCGCAAAGCTGCCTACGATTGCGACATTACTTACGGCACCAATAACGAGCTGGGATTTGACTACCTGCGCGATAACATGGTCCGTTCCCTTAATGATGTGGTTCAGCGCGGACACAACTACTGCATCGTGGACGAGGTCGACTCGATTCTTATCGATGAAGCCCGTACCCCGCTCATTATCTCCGGCCCGGTAGATGGTTCCTCCCAGTTCTACGGTGTCTTCGCTCAATTGGCACCGCGCATGCGTGAAGGTATCCACTACGAAGTGGATCACAAGAAGCGGACCATCGGTGTGCTGGAAGAGGGCGTGGAATTCGTTGAGGATCAGCTTGGCATCGATAACCTCTACGCCCCTGAACATTCTCAGTTGGTGTCCTACCTGAACAACGCCCTCAAGGCCAAGGAACTTTTCACCCGGGATAAGGACTATATTGTCCGCAACGGGGAAGTCATGATTGTGGATGGCTTTACCGGCCGCGTGCTGGCCGGCCGCCGCTACAACGAGGGCATGCACCAGGCCATTGAGGCCAAGGAGCAGGTGGAGATTAAAAACGAGAACCAGACGCTGGCTACCGTTACCCTGCAGAACTACTTCCGCCTATATGAAAAGATCTCCGGAATGACTGGTACCGCGGAGACCGAGGCCGCTGAGCTGCACTCCATCTATGACTTGGATGTGGTGTCGATTCCTACCAATAAGCCGAACCAGCGCGCGGATCACTCTGACCGCATCTATAAGACGCAGGAAGCCAAGTTTGCCGCGGTGGTAGACGATATTGCAGAGCACGTCGAATCCAAACAACCGGTGTTGGTTGGTACCACCTCCGTGGAACGCTCCGAGTACCTGTCTCAGCTGCTGTCCAAGCGTGGCATCAAGCACAATGTGCTCAACGCAAAGCACCATGAGGAAGAGGGGCAGATCATCGCTCGTGCCGGCCGCCCTGGCACCGTGACCGTGGCTACCAATATGGCTGGCCGTGGTACCGATATCGTGCTCGGTGGTAACCCTGAGGTCATCCTCGATGAAAAGCTACGCGAGCGCGGCCTAGATCCGTTTGAGGATGAAGAGAAGTACCAAGAGGCCTGGGAAGCTGAAATCGATGCGGAAAGGGAGCGATCCAAGAAGCTGGGCGACCAGGTGCGCGAGGCCGGTGGCCTATACGTGCTGGGTACCGAGCGTCACGAGTCTCGCCGTATTGATAATCAGCTGCGTGGCCGTACCGGCCGCCAGGGCGATCCGGGTGAAACCCGCTTCTACCTATCCATGCGTGATGAGCTGATGGTCCGCTTCGTTGGACAATCCATGGAAAACATGATGAACCGCCTCAATGTCCCAGACGATGTCCCCATCGAAGCCAAGATGGTGTCCAACTCCATCAAGGGTGCTCAGGCACAGGTGGAGAACCAAAACTTTGAAATGCGCAAGAACGTCCTCAAGTATGACGAGGTGCTCAATGAGCAGCGCAAGGTGGTTTATGCTACCCGCCACGACATCCTCGATGCCGGCGATATTCAAGACAATATCCGCGGCATGATTGATGACACCGTTTCTGCGTATGTAGCCGGCGCTACCGCCACCGGCTACGTGGAGGATTGGGATCTGGACGAGCTGTGGAACGCATTGGAGTCCCTGTATGGTCCAACCATTTCCCACGAGGAACTGGTGGAAGGCTCCGAGTATGGTTCCCCGGGTGAGCTTTCGGCCGAGCAACTTCGCGACGCCCTAGTTCAGGATGCCAATAACGAATACGACAAGTTGGAAGAGTCCGTTACCGCAATTGGTGGCGAGCAACAGATGCGCAACACCGAGCGCATGGTTATCCTGCCGATTATTGACCAGAAGTGGCGCGAGCACCTTTATGAGATGGACTACCTCAAGGAGGGCATTGGTCTGCGCGCAATGGCCCAGCGCGATCCGCTGGTGGAGTATCAGAAGGAGGGCGGCGAAATGTTCAATGCCATGAATGATGGCGTGAAAGAAGAGACCGTCCGCCAGCTGTTTATGCTGCGCAAGCAGTTCAAGCAGCAGGAAGAAGAGAAGGCCAGCGAATCTGCTGCTACTGCGACCGGCAACGGTGAAGGCACCGTGGAGGCCTAA
- the hpf gene encoding ribosome hibernation-promoting factor, HPF/YfiA family, whose protein sequence is MSQPTKAQVTITGRNVEVPEHFQERVNDKLAKIERLDPTLTFFHVELQHEPNPRRDSEAERIQITATGKGHIARAEAKEDSFYAALETAVGKMERSLRKVKVRRENVKSGHRAQKGTGEIAAEMVAQAEAQRAKEERYVDPYAETVEDVRPGQIVRTKEHPATPMSVDDALSEMELVGHDFFLFVNEENNKPSVVYRRHAFDYGIISLSEEAEA, encoded by the coding sequence ATGTCCCAGCCAACCAAAGCTCAGGTAACGATTACGGGCCGCAACGTCGAGGTTCCGGAACATTTCCAAGAGCGAGTCAATGACAAGCTGGCCAAGATTGAACGCCTTGACCCCACCCTGACCTTCTTCCACGTGGAGCTGCAGCACGAGCCGAATCCGCGCCGTGACTCCGAGGCGGAGCGCATCCAGATCACCGCTACGGGCAAGGGCCATATTGCCCGCGCAGAAGCCAAGGAAGATTCCTTCTACGCTGCACTTGAAACTGCCGTGGGCAAGATGGAGCGTTCTTTGCGCAAGGTGAAGGTGCGCCGCGAGAACGTCAAGAGCGGTCACCGCGCTCAGAAGGGCACCGGCGAAATTGCCGCCGAAATGGTGGCACAGGCTGAAGCGCAGCGCGCTAAGGAGGAGCGCTACGTTGACCCCTATGCTGAGACCGTTGAGGATGTTCGCCCGGGCCAAATTGTACGTACCAAGGAGCACCCAGCTACCCCAATGAGCGTGGATGATGCCTTGAGCGAGATGGAGCTAGTGGGCCACGATTTCTTCCTCTTTGTCAACGAGGAAAATAATAAGCCTTCCGTTGTCTACCGTCGCCACGCCTTCGACTACGGCATTATCTCCCTCTCGGAGGAAGCTGAAGCTTAA
- a CDS encoding ComF family protein, translating to MRQPPYLVARPRLLGAPVYALGPYSDIRRRIIIGMKESGNRPVREFVGAVFAAGLAHLSARGDIPREFTLVPAPTRPRSARARGGDPVAMACHAAARRQRVRVGEVLTMGQYTADQSELNAQDRWANLQGRVRVGRFVGQAPALLADDVITTGATLAASISALQAAGVEVCGALVFADA from the coding sequence TTGCGCCAACCTCCCTACCTGGTGGCCCGCCCTCGCCTGCTGGGAGCGCCCGTCTATGCCCTTGGCCCGTATTCCGATATTCGGCGCCGCATCATCATCGGTATGAAAGAGAGCGGCAATCGGCCGGTCCGTGAGTTTGTGGGAGCGGTCTTTGCGGCCGGTTTGGCACACTTAAGCGCACGGGGCGATATCCCACGCGAATTCACCCTCGTTCCTGCGCCGACTCGGCCGCGTTCAGCACGGGCGCGCGGTGGCGATCCGGTTGCCATGGCCTGTCATGCTGCGGCGCGGCGGCAGCGCGTGCGCGTCGGTGAGGTCCTCACTATGGGGCAGTATACCGCCGACCAATCCGAGCTTAATGCGCAGGATAGGTGGGCAAACCTGCAAGGGCGCGTCCGCGTGGGCAGGTTTGTGGGCCAGGCGCCTGCCCTGCTTGCCGACGACGTCATTACCACCGGCGCCACCTTGGCCGCGAGCATTTCTGCCCTGCAAGCTGCGGGGGTAGAAGTGTGCGGGGCATTGGTCTTTGCGGATGCCTAG
- the lpqB gene encoding MtrAB system accessory lipoprotein LpqB: protein MFKYNYRRWAVLSTAAAVLFAGGCSTLPNNTGPQVVGTYQKQDDGPEEVIAPQPGDDPDLTLRDFYQASAVPGNDHEAARGFLTDNARGAWDASGEVMVVDSLDIVTAPANKQSSKDNERAFTVRGTIIGRLKSGGAYVPENEGYEAVIYMKMQDDRWRIDGLPAGVVMERNEMRNHYTPQSLYFYKQTNDVLVPDRRWLYKGGEQSESTLITLLMEGPSASIAPATRRAAGENVTYAGYDREAGYQFEGLVDLDAHDRTLFAAQLVWTLSEAGHAGPFKIKADGGDLVEGMDTLSVDDFADYNPEESSTSLSKLYALNEGNLLEVDDGVAEPVKSTLGSSGDVQSVDVADSGLVAAVRRKSNKDFSLQIGEIDGQLQDSVDGPTLARPTFEYKGQAAWTVVDGDRIVRVVRSKTTGRISESEVDARSIDDIDGEISVIRLSHSGARVAMIIDGHVYIAAVAQSSSGDKRIVNAREVGPEVSGSALSLDWNADGSLIVGTSSSQSPVWRIEQDGSSASTMPTGNITAPVVAVATSPTKLFITDSHAMFELPSTVMDETNWREVSGLQGRRSSPIVSN from the coding sequence GTGTTTAAGTATAACTACCGCCGGTGGGCGGTTCTAAGCACCGCGGCAGCGGTGCTTTTCGCCGGCGGTTGCTCCACTTTGCCCAATAACACCGGTCCGCAGGTGGTAGGAACTTATCAGAAGCAGGACGATGGACCAGAAGAGGTTATTGCGCCGCAACCCGGCGATGACCCAGACCTGACCTTGCGCGATTTCTACCAAGCCTCGGCCGTGCCTGGCAATGACCACGAAGCAGCCCGTGGATTCCTTACTGATAATGCCCGCGGCGCCTGGGATGCCAGCGGCGAAGTAATGGTTGTCGATAGTTTGGACATCGTCACCGCCCCTGCCAATAAGCAAAGCTCGAAGGATAATGAGCGGGCCTTTACAGTGCGTGGAACCATTATCGGGCGACTTAAATCCGGCGGCGCTTATGTGCCCGAAAATGAGGGTTACGAGGCGGTTATCTATATGAAGATGCAAGACGATAGGTGGCGCATCGATGGCCTGCCGGCCGGCGTGGTCATGGAACGCAATGAGATGCGCAATCACTACACGCCCCAGTCGCTGTATTTTTATAAGCAGACCAATGATGTGCTGGTCCCGGATCGTCGCTGGCTGTATAAGGGCGGTGAACAATCGGAGTCGACGCTTATTACGTTGTTGATGGAGGGGCCATCGGCAAGCATTGCTCCTGCTACCCGTCGCGCGGCGGGGGAAAATGTCACCTACGCCGGCTATGACCGCGAAGCAGGTTACCAATTCGAAGGGCTAGTTGATCTTGATGCCCATGATCGCACGCTATTTGCCGCCCAGTTGGTGTGGACGCTATCTGAGGCCGGTCACGCCGGCCCCTTCAAGATCAAGGCCGATGGCGGTGACCTTGTAGAAGGCATGGACACCCTGAGTGTGGATGACTTCGCGGACTATAATCCGGAGGAAAGCAGCACCTCCTTGTCTAAACTCTATGCCCTCAATGAGGGGAATCTCCTAGAGGTGGATGATGGCGTGGCCGAGCCCGTCAAATCCACGCTGGGCAGCAGCGGCGACGTGCAATCTGTGGATGTGGCCGATAGTGGCCTCGTTGCGGCCGTACGCCGCAAATCAAATAAAGACTTCTCGCTGCAAATAGGTGAGATTGATGGTCAGCTGCAGGACTCGGTGGATGGTCCAACCTTGGCGCGGCCAACCTTTGAGTACAAAGGTCAAGCCGCATGGACCGTGGTGGATGGTGACCGTATCGTGCGCGTCGTGCGCTCCAAGACTACCGGACGAATTTCTGAGTCTGAGGTAGATGCGCGCAGCATCGACGATATTGATGGAGAGATCTCCGTTATCCGCTTGTCTCACAGCGGCGCGCGCGTAGCGATGATCATCGACGGCCACGTTTATATCGCGGCCGTGGCCCAATCCAGCAGTGGGGATAAGCGCATCGTCAACGCCCGCGAGGTAGGACCGGAAGTATCCGGTTCCGCGCTATCGCTGGATTGGAACGCAGATGGCTCGCTCATCGTGGGTACTTCCTCGAGTCAATCGCCGGTATGGCGCATTGAGCAAGATGGTTCTTCGGCGTCGACCATGCCCACAGGAAATATCACCGCCCCAGTGGTAGCAGTGGCTACCTCGCCCACCAAGCTCTTTATTACTGACTCCCATGCGATGTTCGAGCTTCCCTCCACGGTGATGGATGAAACTAACTGGCGCGAGGTCTCCGGACTGCAAGGACGGCGATCTTCACCTATCGTTTCTAATTAG
- the mtrB gene encoding MtrAB system histidine kinase MtrB → MQARVIGMILVASSVVMTILAYALVSVLTQRLVSQKEDVAQQELERARIAVEQQIDATSSANSVQVRINSARAALGQLSAQQGDAQAVYEPIIVVENQDGSVTTSPENFPVPDQLREMVDQGQIAQQYFPAPRENGDYYNALIVGTPTDTDIPNTQVYLALSMGSEESTMALMRGLLSAAGVVVVVLLVGIAWLATQQVITPIRSASRIAQRLAAGHLKERMAVDSDDEMGRLAASFNNMADKLSSQIAQLEEYGDLQRQFTSDVSHELRTPLTTVRMAADMIEAESDSLPHGAQRASRLMSSELDRFEELLTDLLEISRHDAGVADLSTAAIDLRSCVESAYGQVEHLAHELDVDVQFNLPDERIAVEADSRRIERILRNLLANAIDHSEGNPVAVDVATTDTAVGVTVTDHGVGLKPGQEELVFNRFWRADSSRKRHSGGTGLGLAIAREDAALHGGTLDANGYEGFGSRFRLIIPRTPHTEVGEAPIALEIPGAPVESTQADSGLPPAGTKDSRGEDKGDAGSSAAAAGSASATPAISSGMSSPHIEKNEKGTKDETEGDGILWPSERELNRGIDTPDRRAYKAPDFEGRRK, encoded by the coding sequence TTGCAGGCGCGCGTTATTGGCATGATATTGGTGGCCTCCTCGGTGGTCATGACCATCCTGGCCTATGCGTTGGTGTCCGTGCTAACGCAGCGCCTAGTTAGCCAAAAGGAAGACGTGGCCCAGCAGGAATTGGAACGCGCCCGCATCGCTGTGGAGCAGCAGATTGATGCGACCAGTTCCGCTAACTCTGTCCAGGTGCGGATTAATTCCGCCCGTGCTGCATTGGGGCAGCTTTCAGCGCAGCAGGGCGATGCCCAGGCGGTCTATGAACCAATCATCGTGGTAGAAAACCAGGACGGCTCGGTTACTACCTCACCGGAGAATTTCCCCGTGCCGGATCAGCTGCGCGAAATGGTGGACCAAGGCCAGATCGCGCAGCAGTATTTCCCCGCTCCACGCGAAAACGGGGATTATTACAACGCCCTGATTGTTGGCACGCCCACCGATACGGATATCCCCAATACCCAGGTCTACTTGGCGTTGTCCATGGGGTCTGAGGAATCCACCATGGCGTTGATGCGCGGCCTCCTTTCAGCTGCCGGCGTGGTGGTTGTGGTGCTGCTAGTAGGCATTGCGTGGCTGGCCACCCAGCAGGTTATTACTCCGATTCGCTCCGCCTCGCGCATTGCACAGCGTTTGGCGGCCGGGCATCTCAAGGAGCGTATGGCAGTCGATAGCGATGACGAGATGGGTCGCTTGGCCGCTTCCTTTAATAACATGGCCGATAAGCTCTCGTCCCAGATTGCCCAGCTGGAGGAGTACGGCGATTTGCAGCGCCAGTTTACCTCTGACGTCTCCCATGAGCTACGCACTCCTTTGACCACCGTGCGCATGGCCGCGGACATGATCGAGGCCGAAAGCGATAGCCTGCCCCACGGGGCCCAGCGCGCTTCCCGCCTGATGTCTAGCGAGCTAGACCGGTTCGAGGAACTGCTTACAGATCTGCTTGAGATTTCGCGCCACGATGCAGGTGTGGCAGATTTGTCCACCGCGGCCATTGACCTGCGTTCCTGCGTGGAATCAGCCTATGGACAGGTTGAGCATCTAGCCCACGAGCTCGACGTGGACGTCCAATTCAACCTGCCGGATGAGCGCATTGCGGTAGAGGCCGATTCGCGCCGCATTGAGCGCATATTGCGCAACCTTTTGGCAAATGCGATAGACCACTCGGAGGGCAATCCGGTGGCCGTCGACGTCGCGACCACAGACACCGCGGTGGGTGTTACCGTAACTGACCATGGCGTGGGCTTGAAGCCGGGCCAAGAAGAATTGGTATTTAACCGTTTCTGGCGAGCGGACTCCTCCCGCAAGCGCCACTCCGGCGGCACCGGCTTGGGGTTGGCTATCGCCCGCGAGGATGCAGCCCTACACGGCGGCACGTTGGATGCTAATGGCTACGAGGGCTTTGGCTCCCGCTTCCGTCTCATTATTCCCCGCACCCCACATACAGAAGTAGGCGAGGCCCCTATTGCTCTAGAGATTCCGGGCGCTCCCGTGGAAAGCACGCAGGCAGACAGCGGCTTGCCGCCAGCCGGCACCAAGGACAGCCGTGGTGAGGACAAGGGCGACGCTGGTTCCTCTGCCGCTGCTGCTGGCTCCGCCTCTGCAACGCCTGCGATTTCTTCCGGAATGAGCTCGCCGCACATCGAGAAGAACGAGAAGGGCACAAAAGATGAAACAGAAGGAGATGGCATCCTGTGGCCATCGGAGCGGGAGCTTAACCGTGGTATAGACACACCTGATAGGCGAGCCTATAAGGCACCGGACTTTGAGGGGAGGAGGAAGTGA
- the mtrA gene encoding MtrAB system response regulator MtrA, with protein MAPKILVVDDDPAISEMLTIVLESEGLKPIPVMDGNDAVPVFEEHEPDLILLDLMLPGMNGVDICRAIRRESSVPIVMLTAKTDTVDVVLGLESGADDYITKPFKPKELIARIRARLRRSDSSESEILEVADLIIDVPEHTVHRTDGTELNLTPLEFDLLLEMARRPGQVHTRESLLESVWGYRNASDTRLVNVHVQRLRAKIEHDPEDPQIVLTVRGVGYKTGKAGAGE; from the coding sequence GTGGCGCCCAAGATTTTGGTAGTCGATGACGATCCGGCTATCTCTGAGATGCTGACCATCGTCCTCGAGTCCGAGGGGCTCAAGCCCATCCCAGTCATGGATGGCAACGATGCTGTACCCGTCTTTGAAGAACACGAGCCTGACCTTATCCTGCTTGACCTGATGCTTCCGGGCATGAATGGGGTGGATATTTGCCGTGCCATCCGCCGCGAGTCCTCCGTGCCTATTGTGATGCTCACCGCCAAGACGGATACTGTCGACGTGGTCCTCGGCCTAGAATCCGGTGCGGACGATTACATCACCAAACCTTTTAAGCCTAAAGAGCTTATCGCGCGCATCCGTGCGCGCCTGCGCCGCTCCGATTCTTCGGAATCGGAGATTTTAGAGGTAGCGGATCTCATTATTGACGTGCCGGAGCACACCGTGCACCGCACTGATGGTACCGAGTTGAACTTGACGCCATTGGAATTTGACCTATTGCTGGAAATGGCGCGCCGTCCTGGACAGGTACATACGCGCGAGTCCCTGCTGGAATCCGTATGGGGGTACCGCAACGCTTCAGATACGCGGTTGGTAAACGTGCACGTGCAGCGCCTGCGCGCCAAAATCGAGCACGATCCGGAAGACCCGCAGATTGTGTTGACCGTGCGCGGCGTGGGGTATAAGACCGGCAAAGCCGGTGCCGGGGAGTAA
- a CDS encoding dTMP kinase, giving the protein MLISIEGIDGAGKNTLVSKIKEAMDRPVEVMAFPRYGESIHAQLAQKALYGKMGDLTDSAYAMATLFALDRLGAKDRLQQAKRADTVVLLDRYIASNAAYSAARLEDDAVMDWVYELEFGTLGLPQADLQVYLDTAVGVASERAKVRAHADASRERDRYERDGGLQERTAAAYRRLAERNWGGRWITTADADTIISAIKDLVGE; this is encoded by the coding sequence ATGCTCATAAGCATTGAAGGCATCGATGGTGCCGGCAAGAACACATTGGTCTCCAAGATTAAAGAGGCCATGGATCGGCCCGTGGAGGTTATGGCATTCCCACGTTATGGGGAATCGATCCACGCGCAGCTGGCTCAGAAGGCGCTGTACGGGAAAATGGGGGACCTGACGGATTCGGCCTATGCGATGGCGACGCTATTCGCGTTGGACCGCTTAGGCGCCAAAGATAGGCTCCAACAAGCCAAGCGGGCAGACACGGTGGTGCTACTGGATCGCTATATTGCCTCCAATGCGGCGTATTCGGCGGCGCGACTCGAAGACGATGCGGTCATGGACTGGGTCTATGAACTGGAGTTTGGAACCTTGGGGTTGCCGCAAGCGGACCTGCAGGTGTATTTGGATACGGCGGTAGGGGTGGCGTCGGAAAGAGCAAAGGTGAGAGCCCACGCCGATGCCAGCCGGGAGCGCGACCGATATGAGCGCGACGGCGGACTACAGGAGCGCACTGCTGCGGCTTACCGGCGGCTGGCGGAAAGGAACTGGGGTGGACGCTGGATCACCACCGCCGATGCGGATACTATTATTTCAGCGATAAAAGACCTTGTAGGAGAATAA
- a CDS encoding DUF4259 domain-containing protein: protein MSTWDEDIFTTDLNVDFLEEMTNLDEEGVIRAVEDACEVAHSKPKLSEEEEQNAQAAATIAAIWAGAPFSAGDVVEDYPYIRELVGSGSETLTENALEVLENVEEEYDLEAFIEALS from the coding sequence GTGAGTACTTGGGACGAAGATATTTTCACCACGGATCTCAACGTGGATTTTTTGGAAGAGATGACAAACCTCGACGAAGAAGGGGTAATTCGCGCAGTCGAGGACGCTTGCGAGGTGGCCCACAGTAAGCCAAAGCTCAGTGAGGAAGAGGAACAGAACGCGCAGGCGGCGGCGACCATCGCCGCTATTTGGGCTGGTGCACCATTCAGTGCGGGCGACGTTGTCGAAGATTACCCCTATATTAGGGAACTGGTGGGCTCCGGTAGCGAAACCTTGACGGAAAATGCGCTCGAGGTGCTGGAAAATGTTGAAGAAGAATATGACCTCGAGGCATTTATCGAGGCCCTGTCTTAA
- the manA gene encoding mannose-6-phosphate isomerase, class I: MQLLHSATRNYSWGSRTLIPHLQGQPDADKPIAELWFGAHPGDPSTVDGRLLNEVIAEDPAGQLGSRVSAEYGERLPFLLKVLAAEEPLSLQAHPSKSQAEEGFARENASGIELTASNRNYKDDNHKPELIVALTDFYAMAGFRPLAQTRELFAALGCPELDHYVAMLDDDPSAATESANLRVLFTTWITIPSAKRKELIGAIIAAGERLISTDADDWKSRVMSTVLDLNQRYPGDIGVLGALLLNHIELSPGEAVYLDAGQLHAYVSGLGVEIMANSDNVLRGGLTPKFVDVPELVKVLTYAAAEEPRVQQQDKSAQDNVHEAAAWSYPVPIDEFLLDRVELTGSSSVDLDYDGPSIALCTAGSVTLTDAAGETVTATPGQAVWLPASEDLVTAAAESDSADLFVARA, encoded by the coding sequence ATGCAGCTGTTGCACAGCGCCACCCGCAACTATTCCTGGGGTTCACGTACCCTCATTCCGCACCTGCAGGGCCAGCCAGACGCAGATAAGCCCATAGCCGAGCTTTGGTTTGGAGCCCACCCCGGCGACCCATCCACGGTGGATGGCCGCTTGCTCAATGAAGTGATTGCAGAGGATCCGGCGGGACAGCTAGGTAGCCGCGTGTCTGCCGAGTATGGCGAGCGCCTGCCCTTCCTCCTCAAGGTGCTTGCGGCCGAGGAACCGCTGTCCTTGCAAGCCCACCCGTCTAAGTCTCAAGCCGAAGAGGGGTTTGCCCGCGAAAACGCTTCCGGCATTGAGCTCACCGCGTCCAACCGTAACTACAAGGACGACAACCACAAGCCCGAATTAATCGTCGCACTTACGGATTTCTACGCCATGGCCGGCTTCCGCCCCTTGGCGCAGACCCGCGAGCTTTTTGCAGCCCTAGGCTGCCCCGAACTGGACCACTACGTTGCCATGCTTGACGACGATCCCTCGGCCGCCACCGAGTCCGCCAATCTCCGCGTCCTTTTCACCACGTGGATTACCATCCCATCTGCCAAGCGCAAGGAGCTTATTGGCGCCATCATCGCCGCCGGCGAACGCCTCATCTCCACAGACGCGGATGACTGGAAGTCCCGCGTGATGTCTACCGTGCTGGATCTCAACCAGCGCTACCCAGGCGATATTGGTGTTCTTGGCGCACTGTTGCTCAACCACATAGAACTGTCCCCCGGCGAGGCCGTCTACCTAGACGCCGGACAGCTGCACGCTTATGTTTCCGGCCTCGGCGTGGAGATCATGGCTAACTCCGATAACGTGCTGCGCGGTGGCCTTACCCCCAAGTTTGTTGACGTACCAGAGCTGGTCAAGGTCTTGACCTACGCCGCCGCCGAGGAGCCGCGCGTGCAGCAGCAGGATAAGTCCGCGCAGGACAATGTGCACGAAGCCGCAGCATGGTCTTACCCCGTTCCCATCGATGAGTTCTTGTTGGACCGCGTCGAGCTCACCGGATCTTCTTCCGTGGACCTTGACTACGACGGTCCGTCCATCGCCTTGTGTACCGCAGGCTCCGTTACCCTCACCGATGCCGCGGGCGAGACCGTGACTGCCACCCCAGGCCAGGCGGTTTGGCTGCCTGCCTCCGAGGACTTGGTTACTGCCGCGGCAGAATCCGACTCCGCCGACCTCTTCGTCGCCCGCGCCTAG